CGGTGTGCGCGGCAGGGCCGCGAGCGGGGCCAGCACCGGTTGCAGCGCGTCCCAGTCCAGCAAGCCTTCCACGGTCAATGGCAGCCAAGCCCGGTCCACCCGGAACACCAGGCGCGAGGGCCCGGCGATGCGAGCCTTGGCAACGCCGTGGGGCGGCAGGGTATCGGCGGGTTGGGACAGGTCGTCCTGCTCCGGCTGGCCTGGGGCGGGCGCCTGCCGCACCGGCGAAGGTTCGTAGTACGCCTGTTCCCCAATGGCCTGCGGCGGCAGTTCGAAGGCCAGCAGGCTGACGGCGTCGGGATTCAGGCGCGCCAGCCGCGGTCCCGAAGGGTGGGTTTGCGGCCGCAGGTTGTAGGCATGAACGACCAGATGCAGCAGGTCGCCGGGGCGAAGGATTTCGCCGACCCAGTCGGCGGCGGGCAGGGCGGGCGGCTGGTAGCGCGCATCGTGCGGCAGGTGGAGCTCGAATCCGGCCTCCAGCAGCTTCGCCCAGCCGACAGCGTCTCGCAGGTCTGGCATCGCATGCCCCCGGACGCGCGCCACGCGCACGCGTCGATCAAGGAAAGGACAGCGCTCGTCTGACACCGACCAGCGAGTGGCCAGCCATCGCGTGCCGGCGGCGTCAGCGGCCTCGGGGCCTGGGATCCGGCAGCGGCGAGAATTCCAGGAGTCTATGGGGCCTCGGCAGGGGCGGGCAATACGCCATGTGGACGAGCCCGCCCGGCTGAACCGAACCGGCTGTCGGGCAGGATTCGCGCCCCGGTGCGAACGGCTTCGCTGCAGGACAGCGCGCAGCGCGGCCGCCTGGTATCGGCCAGCGTGGACAACCTGAAACGTCAAGGGTCGGCTACCATAAGCCCCCGTATCGCGGCCGCGATCCGCGGCCGCATCGGCAAAACCGTACGCGAAGGCTCGCCGGCGACATCATGACCATCCGCTCACGCCGCCCGTTAGCCGCATGGCTGGCCCTGGCCGCCATGTGGCTGATCGTGTTCGCGCCGCTCGTGAGCCAGTTGATCGAGGCATATCGGCCCATCGACCCGGCCAGCGAAATCTGCTCGGTCTCGCGGCCGCATGGAGGCTCGCACCACGAGTCTCCCGATAATCCGCTGGCGGCCTGCGGCTATTGCGGCTTCCTATCGGGCCATCCCACG
The sequence above is a segment of the Bordetella genomosp. 9 genome. Coding sequences within it:
- a CDS encoding DUF2946 domain-containing protein; amino-acid sequence: MTIRSRRPLAAWLALAAMWLIVFAPLVSQLIEAYRPIDPASEICSVSRPHGGSHHESPDNPLAACGYCGFLSGHPTVPTAPAALLPLLIVAAGVPDAPRIRLFVPLGTFPSGRPRDPPRHG